A single Pseudomonas sp. MM223 DNA region contains:
- the nlpD gene encoding Murein hydrolase activator NlpD (*Name nlpD), with translation MGHTVIRQRKDGSGFKLLVIALAMGTLLVGCSSTSSTSARVVDRNNTVPKRPAVTSGQYIVKPGDTLFSIAFRYGWDYKELAARNGIPAPYTIRPGQAIRFSSGSSSSTTVVSNPSSSSRTTVTRRPVGGTPTSPASTSKPATSAPSTSAPVVATVPAAERAVGGWTWPANGVLIGKFASNGSLNKGIDIAGDLGQPVFAASDGAVVYAGSGLRGYGELIIIKHSDTYVSAYGHNRRLLVREGQQVKAGQSIAEMGSTGTDRVKLHFEIRRQGKPVDPLQFLPRR, from the coding sequence GTGGGTCACACAGTCATTCGGCAGCGCAAGGACGGGTCGGGTTTCAAGCTTCTGGTGATTGCATTGGCCATGGGCACGCTTCTGGTGGGTTGTTCAAGCACCAGTAGCACCAGCGCGCGGGTTGTCGACCGCAACAATACCGTGCCCAAGCGCCCGGCAGTGACGTCCGGGCAGTACATCGTCAAGCCGGGTGACACGCTGTTCTCCATCGCCTTCCGCTATGGTTGGGACTACAAGGAGCTGGCCGCACGCAACGGCATCCCTGCGCCTTATACCATCCGCCCGGGCCAGGCGATTCGTTTCAGCAGTGGTTCAAGCAGCAGTACCACGGTAGTGTCCAACCCATCCTCGTCGAGCCGCACCACGGTCACGCGGCGGCCTGTGGGGGGCACGCCCACGTCGCCTGCCAGCACCAGCAAACCGGCCACATCGGCCCCTTCCACCAGCGCACCGGTGGTTGCCACCGTGCCGGCTGCGGAGCGCGCGGTAGGCGGCTGGACCTGGCCTGCCAACGGCGTGCTGATTGGAAAATTCGCTTCAAACGGTAGTTTGAATAAAGGCATTGATATCGCCGGTGATTTGGGACAGCCTGTTTTTGCTGCGTCTGATGGTGCGGTGGTTTACGCCGGGAGTGGTTTGAGGGGCTACGGCGAGCTGATCATCATCAAACACAGCGATACCTACGTCAGTGCCTACGGTCACAACCGCAGGCTGTTGGTTCGGGAGGGGCAGCAGGTCAAGGCAGGGCAGTCGATTGCTGAAATGGGGTCTACGGGCACAGATCGGGTGAAGCTGCATTTCGAGATTCGCCGCCAGGGCAAACCCGTCGATCCACTCCAGTTCCTGCCACGCCGTTGA
- the rpoS gene encoding RNA polymerase sigma factor RpoS (*Name rpoS) produces the protein MALSKEVPEFDIDDDVLLMETGIVLETDVVSDEPAVSSVRTRAKSGSSLKQHKYIDYTRALDATQLYLNEIGFSPLLSPEEEVHFARLSQKGDPAGRKRMIESNLRLVVKIARRYVNRGLSLLDLIEEGNLGLIRAVEKFDPERGFRFSTYATWWIRQTIERAIMNQTRTIRLPIHVVKELNVYLRAARELTQKLDHEPSPEEIATLLEKPVAEVKRMLGLNERVSSVDVSLGPDSDKTLLDTLTDDRPTDPCELLQDDDLSQSIDQWLGELTDKQREVVVRRFGLRGHESSTLEDVGLEIGLTRERVRQIQVEGLKRLREILEKNGLSSESLFQ, from the coding sequence ATGGCTCTCAGTAAAGAAGTGCCGGAGTTTGACATCGACGATGACGTCCTCCTGATGGAGACGGGCATCGTTTTGGAAACGGATGTGGTGTCAGACGAACCTGCTGTATCTTCGGTTCGGACGAGGGCCAAGTCGGGCTCTTCGCTCAAGCAACACAAGTATATCGATTACACCCGGGCGCTCGACGCCACCCAGCTGTATCTCAACGAGATCGGCTTCTCGCCGCTGCTTTCGCCGGAAGAGGAAGTGCACTTTGCGCGCCTGTCGCAGAAGGGCGATCCCGCTGGCCGCAAGCGCATGATCGAAAGCAACCTGCGCCTGGTTGTAAAAATTGCCCGTCGTTACGTGAACCGCGGCCTGTCGCTGCTCGACCTGATCGAGGAGGGCAACCTTGGGCTGATCCGTGCCGTCGAGAAGTTCGACCCGGAGCGTGGTTTCCGTTTCTCGACCTATGCGACCTGGTGGATTCGCCAGACCATCGAACGGGCGATCATGAACCAGACCCGCACCATCCGCCTGCCGATCCACGTGGTCAAGGAGCTGAACGTCTACCTGCGCGCCGCGCGCGAGTTGACCCAGAAACTCGACCACGAACCCTCGCCAGAAGAAATCGCCACGTTGCTGGAAAAGCCGGTCGCCGAGGTCAAGCGTATGCTCGGCCTGAACGAGCGGGTGTCTTCGGTGGATGTATCGCTTGGCCCGGACTCGGACAAGACCCTGCTCGACACCCTGACCGACGATCGCCCAACCGACCCGTGCGAACTGCTGCAGGATGACGACCTGTCGCAGAGCATTGATCAGTGGCTGGGCGAATTGACCGACAAGCAGCGTGAGGTGGTGGTGCGCCGCTTTGGCCTGCGCGGGCATGAAAGCAGCACCTTGGAAGATGTTGGCCTGGAAATCGGCTTGACCCGGGAACGGGTACGGCAGATTCAGGTAGAGGGGCTCAAGCGTCTGCGCGAGATCCTTGAGAAGAACGGCTTGTCCAGCGAGTCGTTGTTCCAGTAG
- the fdxA gene encoding Ferredoxin 1 (*Name fdxA), with product MTFVVTDNCIKCKYTDCVEVCPVDCFYEGPNFLVIHPDECIDCALCEPECPAQAIFSEDEIPAGMENFIELNAELAEVWPNITERKDALPDAEEWDGKTGKIADLER from the coding sequence ATGACCTTCGTCGTCACCGACAACTGCATCAAATGCAAATACACCGACTGCGTGGAAGTCTGTCCGGTGGACTGCTTCTACGAAGGCCCGAACTTCCTGGTCATCCACCCGGACGAGTGCATTGACTGTGCCCTGTGCGAGCCGGAATGCCCAGCGCAAGCCATCTTCTCGGAAGACGAAATCCCTGCCGGGATGGAGAACTTCATCGAGCTGAACGCCGAATTGGCGGAAGTCTGGCCGAACATTACCGAGCGTAAGGATGCCCTGCCTGACGCTGAAGAGTGGGATGGCAAGACTGGCAAGATTGCAGACCTGGAGCGCTGA